The following are encoded together in the Clostridia bacterium genome:
- a CDS encoding rubredoxin, whose product MAENDKLDAVSLGDGRYKCPCGYIYDPKKGDPKHDIPAGTKFEDLPDDWRCPRCKRKKEKFKAL is encoded by the coding sequence ATGGCAGAAAACGATAAACTTGATGCGGTAAGTTTGGGCGACGGACGCTACAAATGTCCGTGCGGCTATATTTATGATCCAAAGAAGGGCGATCCGAAACATGATATTCCCGCGGGAACAAAGTTTGAGGATCTCCCGGACGACTGGCGCTGCCCCAGATGCAAGCGCAAAAAGGAAAAATTCAAAGCTCTGTGA
- a CDS encoding choice-of-anchor J domain-containing protein, with translation MKLKRFFAVFLILALCLSLCSMAAFAASTITLPYSYDFSDASELNNWKLIYHASSDSSDHSGIYNDYGNNLFRFYYMTKTYGDNYLISPEISGGSAVTFSFRCKAGHKSYSESLTVGYSTTNNDVGSFTFLNTDIDIQKDDEEWHTVSESFPAGTKYVAIRYYEHGDDSAALFIDDISITEDSVTDYDLYVAGTQVTSANAADLSVISGVSVAPGGEASYDASANTLTLNGATITGLDSASVSSYDEDGGIVYAGSEAFTINVTGGDSVITGGNTNRNSSSGLFIGDPNDVWSYSGSFNVGINIADGASLTLTGGVPETTYAYAASSGLHSMTTGTLTVSGAGTLNANGGASIYSYGLIANGSLVLSDSGSVNAKGADAGSFSCGITAYDVYVNGMTVIAQSGSADTESGGILVQGGWMNRGDVTITAGSVTAEAGTASLSRGIVFDKDMTVSGGTAKASGNTVALSKPPVLGSGVTAGGSADADGSGAVPYNSDDNASYKWVQIPFDPAVSSVELDGSKAVVTLAKSGAGHTLYLAGYTASGQMLEVFVRAVQSGVNEYAFTLNKSAAYVKVFLTDGDARPLCESVKRS, from the coding sequence ATGAAACTAAAACGTTTTTTCGCTGTGTTCCTCATTCTCGCGCTTTGTCTGAGCCTGTGTTCTATGGCTGCGTTTGCAGCGTCAACTATCACGCTTCCATACAGTTATGATTTCAGTGATGCGTCAGAACTGAATAATTGGAAGCTTATATATCACGCTTCAAGCGATAGTTCTGATCACAGCGGCATTTATAATGATTATGGTAATAACCTCTTTAGGTTTTATTATATGACTAAAACTTATGGGGATAATTATTTGATCTCGCCGGAGATTTCCGGAGGATCAGCCGTTACCTTCAGTTTCAGATGCAAGGCGGGACACAAATCATATTCGGAATCATTAACCGTAGGTTATTCGACCACAAATAATGACGTGGGCAGCTTCACCTTCCTAAATACTGATATCGATATTCAAAAAGACGATGAAGAATGGCATACTGTTTCTGAATCCTTCCCCGCCGGAACAAAGTACGTAGCTATACGATATTATGAGCATGGCGATGATAGTGCAGCTTTATTTATCGATGATATCAGCATCACCGAAGACAGTGTTACCGATTATGATCTTTACGTTGCCGGGACCCAGGTGACCAGCGCCAATGCTGCGGACCTGTCCGTGATCAGCGGCGTCAGCGTGGCGCCGGGCGGTGAAGCAAGTTATGACGCTTCAGCCAACACCCTGACCCTGAACGGGGCGACGATCACGGGCCTTGACAGCGCCTCTGTAAGCAGTTACGACGAGGACGGCGGCATCGTGTATGCCGGAAGTGAAGCCTTCACGATAAATGTCACCGGCGGCGACTCTGTCATTACCGGCGGCAATACAAATCGGAACTCATCGTCGGGACTGTTCATCGGCGATCCAAACGACGTGTGGTCATATTCCGGGAGCTTCAATGTCGGGATAAACATTGCCGATGGAGCATCCCTCACACTCACCGGCGGCGTACCTGAAACTACGTATGCATATGCTGCGAGCAGTGGTCTGCACAGCATGACCACCGGTACGCTGACTGTTTCCGGAGCGGGTACGCTGAACGCAAACGGCGGGGCAAGTATTTACAGCTACGGCTTGATCGCGAACGGATCGCTCGTGCTGTCCGATTCCGGCAGCGTCAATGCCAAAGGGGCCGACGCCGGTAGCTTCAGCTGCGGAATTACGGCTTACGACGTCTATGTGAACGGAATGACCGTTATCGCACAAAGCGGCAGCGCAGATACGGAAAGCGGCGGCATTCTGGTGCAGGGCGGCTGGATGAACCGTGGCGACGTAACCATCACGGCAGGCTCTGTTACAGCTGAGGCAGGGACCGCATCCCTAAGCCGCGGGATCGTCTTTGATAAGGATATGACTGTCAGCGGCGGAACGGCGAAGGCCTCGGGCAATACTGTCGCTCTGAGCAAACCGCCGGTTCTTGGAAGCGGCGTCACTGCCGGAGGCAGTGCTGATGCAGACGGAAGCGGCGCAGTGCCTTACAACTCCGATGACAACGCTTCTTACAAGTGGGTCCAGATCCCCTTTGACCCCGCCGTCTCCTCCGTCGAGCTTGACGGCTCAAAAGCCGTCGTGACCTTGGCAAAGAGCGGGGCCGGGCACACGCTCTATCTGGCCGGCTACACCGCCTCCGGGCAGATGCTGGAGGTGTTCGTTCGGGCGGTGCAGAGCGGTGTAAACGAGTACGCGTTCACCCTCAACAAGTCGGCGGCTTACGTCAAGGTATTCCTCACCGACGGGGATGCAAGGCCGCTGTGCGAGAGCGTAAAGCGCAGCTGA
- a CDS encoding MBL fold metallo-hydrolase: MEIKAVKFRKDGFYTQPFIFGGEEGMDKFDKNIRYRGSLQNYLIDTGDEVILVDTGIPVEMPEEVPDENSLLYTGKDIQSYMEAFAALGYDPKQVTKILVTHKHADHTGELRSFPNAKVYVGAEETSAEELQELDNIVPVEYTDGAYYNFPKCQKIADGIYFIKAKGHTNGNSIVIVENDGLFYMLHGDITYTDDALYENKLSVVFDDLPAARETLDRVRDFVRDHPTVYCGTHTPQGYENLEAKRVMDLNDPVPTVLAEVDFSKTEATGKYVCSVCGYVYDPAEHDGVAFEDLPDDWKCPRCKKTKEKFSKA; encoded by the coding sequence ATGGAGATAAAAGCGGTAAAATTCAGAAAAGACGGTTTTTACACCCAGCCCTTCATCTTTGGCGGCGAGGAAGGCATGGATAAGTTTGATAAGAATATACGCTATCGCGGCAGTTTGCAGAACTACCTGATCGATACCGGCGATGAGGTCATTCTTGTCGACACAGGAATACCGGTCGAAATGCCCGAGGAAGTGCCGGATGAAAATAGCCTGCTTTATACGGGAAAAGACATCCAAAGCTACATGGAGGCATTCGCAGCTCTTGGGTATGATCCAAAGCAGGTGACGAAAATCCTTGTGACGCATAAGCATGCCGACCATACCGGTGAACTTAGATCCTTCCCTAATGCAAAGGTCTATGTCGGCGCAGAGGAAACATCCGCTGAGGAGCTTCAGGAATTAGATAATATTGTACCTGTCGAATATACGGACGGCGCGTATTACAACTTCCCCAAATGTCAGAAGATCGCGGATGGAATTTATTTCATCAAAGCGAAAGGCCACACCAACGGAAACAGCATCGTTATCGTAGAAAACGACGGTTTGTTCTATATGCTCCACGGAGATATCACCTACACGGATGATGCGCTGTATGAGAATAAGCTTTCGGTGGTGTTTGATGATCTTCCCGCAGCGCGCGAGACGCTTGATCGCGTCCGTGATTTTGTTCGCGATCATCCGACGGTTTACTGCGGGACACACACGCCGCAGGGTTATGAAAATCTTGAGGCAAAGCGTGTGATGGATCTTAATGATCCTGTTCCTACGGTATTGGCCGAAGTTGATTTTTCAAAGACAGAGGCAACCGGCAAGTATGTATGCTCCGTCTGCGGCTATGTATATGATCCTGCGGAACATGACGGCGTCGCATTTGAAGATCTGCCGGACGACTGGAAATGTCCGCGCTGCAAAAAGACGAAAGAAAAGTTTAGTAAGGCCTAA